In Afipia sp. GAS231, a single window of DNA contains:
- a CDS encoding efflux RND transporter permease subunit, protein MASISEPFIRRPVGTTLLAIGLFLVGVVAYNFLPVSAVPNVDFPMIRVSATRPGADPSIMASTVAAPLERKLGTIAGIDQITSTSSLGNTSIQVQFSIGRNIDRAARDVQAAINASLADLPSDLPSLPKFRKANPAAAPVFVLALTSKTLTTSAMYDAADTVIAQRISQVPGVGEVTVSGADQPAVRISLNPVALANAGIATDDVRLAIINANPLGPVGIFNGSRQSETLSINKQMRTAAGFRDIIVKSSGGNFVRLSDVAEVEDSVRNSRSIAWFNKQPAVLIQITKQGDANVIETVDRVRALIPELKEWLPGGVEISTLVDRTGTIRASVRDMQWTLLATAFLVMLVVFVFLRRVVPTIAAGVSVPLALAGTCAGMWLAGFSIDNLSLMALAISIGFVVDDAIVMIENMYRNLEHGMAPLAAALEGAKQIGFTVLSISLSLIAAFTPLIFMDGIVGRLLREFSLTLTFAIVVSTVVSLTITPMICAHYIKQTTPDRATLFDRIVEGTLSRIVSFYERTLRVVLGFPFLTLIVFFATIALTVVLYIKTPKGYFPTDDSGFVIGATRASADISFQSMLGLQQQLADIVMADPAVAGVGSSLGGGGGPGGGGSNRGVMFISLKEPAERDGLSTAQVIDRLRRNLYRVAGIRLFMFAAQDIRAGGRQSDSDYQYTLSSTDLDLLQKWAPIVAKRMETVEGITDVSSDRDPGGLQLNLVIDRKTASSLGVRVQDIDNALNNAFSQRQISIVYTQRNQYMVVLEIDPKFQADPSNLERIYVAGANDVQVPLSALVHYQRGLSALAVFHSQSFPSTTVSFNLLPDVPLQVATSNIQRAVDELHMPEGIRGSFDGNAGDFNKTSGRQPLLILGALVAMYIVLGVLYESLAHPITIISTLPSAGLGALLALQVTNTPLTVIAFIGIILLIGIVKKNGIMMVDFALDAERHRGLSSAEAIFEACSVRFRPILMTTMAAAFAGIPLVIATGPGTELRRPLGITIIGGLFVSQILTLYTTPVIYLLIDRLRQRRARPRPVHAPAE, encoded by the coding sequence ATGGCGTCGATCTCGGAGCCCTTCATCCGCCGGCCGGTTGGCACCACGCTGCTGGCGATCGGGCTCTTTCTGGTCGGCGTCGTTGCCTATAATTTTCTGCCGGTTTCGGCCGTGCCCAACGTCGATTTTCCCATGATCCGGGTGTCGGCCACGCGGCCCGGCGCCGATCCCTCGATCATGGCCTCAACCGTCGCGGCGCCGCTGGAGCGCAAGCTCGGCACGATCGCCGGCATCGACCAGATTACGTCGACCAGCTCGCTCGGCAACACCAGCATCCAGGTGCAATTCTCTATCGGGCGCAACATCGACCGCGCCGCGCGCGACGTGCAGGCCGCGATCAACGCCTCGCTGGCGGATCTGCCGAGCGACCTGCCGTCGCTGCCGAAATTCCGCAAGGCCAACCCGGCGGCAGCCCCGGTGTTCGTGCTGGCGCTGACCTCGAAGACGCTGACGACCAGCGCGATGTACGACGCGGCCGATACCGTGATCGCGCAACGGATATCGCAGGTGCCAGGCGTCGGCGAAGTCACCGTCAGCGGCGCCGACCAGCCTGCGGTGCGCATCTCGCTCAACCCGGTGGCGCTGGCGAATGCGGGGATCGCGACCGACGACGTTCGCCTCGCCATCATCAACGCCAATCCACTCGGTCCGGTCGGCATCTTCAACGGCAGCCGCCAAAGCGAGACGCTGTCGATCAACAAGCAGATGCGCACCGCGGCCGGATTCCGCGACATCATCGTCAAGAGCTCGGGCGGCAACTTCGTACGGCTGTCGGATGTGGCGGAAGTGGAAGATTCCGTCCGTAACAGCCGCTCGATCGCCTGGTTCAACAAGCAGCCGGCTGTGCTGATCCAGATCACCAAGCAGGGCGACGCCAACGTCATCGAAACCGTCGACCGGGTGAGGGCGCTGATCCCCGAGCTGAAGGAATGGCTGCCCGGCGGCGTCGAGATTTCAACGCTGGTCGATCGCACCGGGACCATCCGCGCCAGCGTGCGGGACATGCAGTGGACGCTGCTGGCGACCGCATTTCTGGTCATGCTGGTGGTCTTCGTGTTCCTGCGCCGGGTGGTGCCGACGATCGCAGCCGGCGTTTCGGTGCCGTTGGCGCTGGCCGGCACCTGCGCCGGTATGTGGCTGGCCGGTTTCTCGATCGACAATCTGTCGCTAATGGCGCTGGCGATCTCGATCGGCTTCGTGGTCGACGACGCCATCGTCATGATCGAGAACATGTATCGCAACCTCGAACACGGCATGGCGCCGTTGGCTGCGGCGCTCGAAGGCGCCAAGCAGATCGGGTTTACCGTGCTGTCGATCAGCCTGTCGCTGATCGCGGCCTTCACGCCGCTGATCTTCATGGACGGGATCGTCGGCCGGCTGTTGCGTGAATTCTCGCTGACGCTGACGTTCGCCATCGTGGTGTCGACCGTGGTGTCGCTGACGATCACGCCGATGATCTGCGCGCATTACATCAAGCAAACGACCCCGGACCGCGCGACCCTGTTCGACCGCATCGTCGAGGGCACGCTGTCGCGGATCGTCTCGTTCTACGAACGGACGCTCCGCGTGGTACTGGGTTTTCCGTTCCTGACCCTGATCGTGTTCTTTGCCACCATCGCGCTGACGGTGGTGCTCTACATCAAGACCCCGAAGGGTTACTTCCCGACCGACGATTCCGGTTTCGTGATCGGGGCGACGCGCGCCTCCGCCGATATCTCGTTCCAGTCGATGCTCGGGCTGCAACAGCAACTGGCCGACATCGTCATGGCGGATCCGGCCGTAGCCGGCGTCGGCTCCTCGCTGGGCGGCGGCGGTGGTCCGGGCGGCGGCGGCTCCAACCGCGGTGTCATGTTCATCAGCCTGAAGGAGCCCGCGGAGCGGGATGGGCTGTCGACGGCGCAGGTGATCGACCGGCTGCGCCGGAATCTCTATCGGGTTGCCGGCATTCGCCTGTTCATGTTTGCGGCCCAGGATATCCGCGCCGGCGGACGGCAGAGCGATTCCGATTATCAATACACGTTGTCGAGCACCGACCTCGACCTGTTGCAGAAATGGGCGCCAATCGTTGCCAAGCGGATGGAGACGGTCGAGGGCATCACCGATGTCTCCAGCGACCGCGATCCCGGCGGGCTGCAGCTCAACCTGGTGATCGACCGCAAGACCGCGTCGAGCCTCGGCGTTCGCGTCCAGGACATCGACAACGCGCTGAACAACGCCTTCTCGCAGCGGCAGATATCGATCGTTTATACCCAGCGCAACCAGTACATGGTGGTGCTGGAGATCGACCCGAAATTCCAGGCTGATCCCTCCAACCTCGAGCGGATCTACGTCGCCGGCGCCAACGACGTGCAGGTGCCGCTGTCGGCTTTGGTGCACTACCAGCGCGGCCTGTCGGCGCTCGCGGTATTTCACTCGCAGTCGTTTCCCTCGACGACGGTGTCGTTCAATCTTCTGCCCGACGTGCCGCTGCAAGTCGCCACCTCGAACATCCAGCGCGCGGTCGACGAATTGCACATGCCCGAGGGTATCCGCGGCAGTTTTGACGGCAATGCCGGCGATTTCAACAAGACCAGCGGGCGGCAGCCGCTGCTGATCCTCGGCGCGCTGGTGGCGATGTATATCGTGCTCGGCGTGCTCTACGAGAGCCTCGCGCATCCGATCACCATCATTTCGACGCTGCCGTCCGCGGGCCTCGGCGCGCTGCTGGCGTTGCAGGTGACCAACACGCCGCTGACGGTGATCGCCTTCATCGGCATCATTCTTCTGATCGGCATCGTCAAGAAGAACGGCATCATGATGGTCGACTTCGCGCTCGATGCCGAGCGCCATCGCGGCCTGTCGTCGGCGGAGGCGATTTTCGAGGCCTGCAGCGTCCGCTTCAGGCCGATCCTGATGACGACGATGGCGGCGGCGTTTGCCGGCATTCCGCTGGTCATCGCCACCGGTCCCGGCACCGAACTGCGCCGGCCGCTCGGCATCACCATCATCGGCGGATTGTTCGTCTCGCAGATCCTGACGCTCTACACCACGCCGGTGATCTACCTGCTGATCGACCGCCTGCGGCAGCGGCGGGCCCGGCCGCGCCCGGTACATGCGCCTGCCGAATAG